The Candidatus Neomarinimicrobiota bacterium genome contains a region encoding:
- the secG gene encoding preprotein translocase subunit SecG yields MYGFLVFLHVVTSVLLVVVILMQASKGGGLSGTFGGTTSTAIFGGRGAGSFLSKVTVGLAFTFMVLAIFISLMSVPSDSDSIVRQRAEDQMESPAYELPVPLSLPQKNQ; encoded by the coding sequence CTGTACGGATTTCTTGTTTTTCTGCATGTGGTAACCAGCGTTCTACTGGTTGTCGTCATTCTCATGCAAGCGAGCAAGGGGGGTGGACTTTCAGGAACTTTCGGGGGGACTACGTCGACGGCAATTTTTGGGGGCCGCGGAGCCGGAAGCTTTTTGAGTAAGGTGACGGTTGGTCTCGCTTTTACATTCATGGTGCTTGCCATTTTCATAAGTCTCATGAGTGTACCCTCGGATTCTGACTCTATCGTAAGGCAGAGAGCGGAAGACCAGATGGAGTCACCTGCGTATGAACTGCCCGTTCCTCTCTCTCTGCCTCAAAAGAATCAGTAA
- the gdhA gene encoding NADP-specific glutamate dehydrogenase codes for MVSSVDDFMDKVVTKNPGEKEFHQAVHEVIESLWSFLQENPHYVQAKILERIVEPERVVMFRVPWRNDRGEIEINRGFRVEFSSAIGPYKGGLRFHPSVNLSILKFLGFEQIFKNSLTTLPMGGGKGGSDFDPKGKSGNEVMSFCHSFMIELQRHIGASTDIPAGDIGVGAREIGFLFGQYKRIKNEYTGVLTGKALNWGGSLIRPEATGYGAVYFAEEMMGTRGDSFKGKSVAISGSGNVAQYAAEKVLRLDGKPVTLSDSNGAIYDPDGIDTKKLEFVMELKNVKRDRIKEYAKEYGCEYWEGERPWKAKCDVALPCATENEINKEEAQMLVDNGCFCVSEGANMPSEPEAVDVFHDRKILFGVGKAANAGGVAVSGLEMSQNKMGIQWSRNEVDKKLKTIMRNIHKQCVTYGEEDGYVNYVKGANIAGFIKVADAMLDQGVV; via the coding sequence ATGGTCTCTTCAGTTGACGATTTTATGGACAAGGTTGTGACGAAGAATCCCGGGGAAAAGGAGTTTCATCAGGCGGTTCACGAAGTCATAGAATCTCTCTGGTCCTTTCTCCAGGAAAATCCACATTACGTTCAGGCCAAGATATTGGAGAGGATAGTCGAGCCCGAACGGGTGGTCATGTTTCGGGTGCCGTGGAGGAACGACCGCGGCGAAATTGAGATTAACCGTGGCTTTCGGGTGGAGTTTAGTTCCGCCATCGGTCCTTACAAAGGGGGACTCCGGTTCCACCCGTCTGTTAATCTCTCGATTCTCAAGTTTCTCGGGTTTGAACAGATCTTCAAAAACAGTCTCACGACGCTTCCCATGGGGGGTGGCAAAGGTGGTTCCGATTTCGACCCCAAGGGGAAATCAGGCAACGAAGTCATGAGTTTTTGCCATTCTTTCATGATTGAACTCCAGAGACATATCGGTGCGTCAACGGATATTCCAGCAGGTGACATCGGTGTGGGAGCGAGGGAAATCGGGTTCCTGTTCGGTCAGTACAAGCGCATCAAAAACGAATACACCGGCGTCCTCACTGGAAAAGCGCTCAATTGGGGGGGGAGTCTGATTCGACCTGAGGCCACGGGCTACGGTGCCGTCTATTTTGCCGAAGAAATGATGGGGACCCGGGGTGATTCCTTCAAGGGAAAGTCCGTTGCCATTTCCGGTTCTGGAAATGTGGCCCAGTACGCCGCGGAAAAAGTACTCCGGTTGGACGGTAAGCCTGTAACCCTCTCAGATTCCAACGGAGCAATCTACGATCCAGATGGTATCGATACCAAGAAACTAGAGTTTGTCATGGAGTTGAAAAATGTGAAACGGGACCGCATTAAGGAATATGCAAAGGAATACGGTTGCGAGTACTGGGAAGGCGAACGGCCGTGGAAAGCCAAATGCGATGTGGCGCTGCCTTGTGCAACAGAGAACGAGATAAACAAGGAAGAAGCACAGATGCTGGTGGATAACGGATGCTTCTGTGTCTCCGAAGGCGCGAACATGCCCAGCGAACCTGAGGCTGTCGATGTTTTCCACGATCGCAAGATTCTCTTCGGCGTGGGCAAGGCCGCAAATGCGGGTGGTGTGGCAGTTTCCGGACTTGAAATGAGTCAGAACAAGATGGGGATTCAGTGGTCAAGGAATGAGGTGGACAAAAAACTCAAGACCATCATGAGAAATATCCACAAACAGTGCGTAACGTACGGCGAAGAGGATGGATATGTGAATTACGTCAAGGGGGCGAACATCGCAGGCTTCATCAAGGTGGCCGACGCAATGCTCGATCAGGGAGTCGTGTAG
- the tpiA gene encoding triose-phosphate isomerase, with product MKQRRPVVAANWKMYKTPQEGRAYVDELGIKGLDLEGVDIILCVPYTSLLLIGESLENGEVEVGAQNMHWAHDGAYTGEISPRMIKSSGAGWVILGHSERRHIFGEMDEEIVRKIRSALDHDLSPIICIGETLQERRNGETLSVLRRQLGPVMETLSHEDMDRAIVAYEPVWAIGTGVNATPAQVQEAHGNVRKLVAHRFPAVAGSQRIIYGGSVNPDNAGELMEVEGVDGFLVGGASLTVDSFIKIIRAVQACHKNGT from the coding sequence ATGAAACAGAGAAGACCGGTTGTCGCAGCAAACTGGAAGATGTACAAAACGCCTCAGGAGGGGAGGGCGTACGTCGATGAACTCGGGATTAAGGGTTTGGACCTGGAAGGGGTTGATATTATATTATGCGTTCCGTACACTTCGCTCCTTCTCATTGGCGAATCTCTCGAAAACGGCGAGGTTGAAGTGGGTGCCCAGAACATGCACTGGGCTCACGATGGTGCTTATACGGGTGAGATCTCTCCCCGAATGATAAAATCGTCCGGTGCCGGCTGGGTCATTTTAGGGCATTCGGAAAGGCGTCACATTTTTGGGGAGATGGACGAAGAGATTGTCAGGAAGATCCGATCTGCCCTGGACCATGATCTCTCTCCCATCATCTGTATCGGGGAAACTCTCCAGGAGCGCAGGAACGGAGAGACGCTTTCAGTGCTGAGACGACAGCTTGGGCCCGTAATGGAGACCCTTTCCCATGAGGACATGGACCGGGCGATTGTGGCCTACGAGCCTGTGTGGGCTATCGGGACCGGGGTGAATGCAACGCCAGCCCAGGTTCAGGAAGCTCATGGCAATGTTCGGAAACTGGTGGCGCATCGATTTCCAGCGGTTGCCGGTTCACAGAGAATCATATATGGGGGGAGCGTCAATCCGGACAACGCCGGTGAATTGATGGAGGTAGAAGGAGTTGATGGTTTTCTCGTAGGCGGGGCGAGCCTCACCGTAGATAGCTTCATAAAGATAATACGGGCCGTCCAGGCCTGCCATAAAAATGGGACATAG
- a CDS encoding HAD-IA family hydrolase translates to MIRAVIFDLDNTLLDFIKMKKSAVSAAVSAMLEAGLDVDPEQAFEDIIGLYKTKGWENQEVFDDFLRENSGHVNHKYLAAGIVAYRRAREASLMLYPNVLRTLVALAKMRVKLVVISDAPTREAWLRIYYLNLHHLFDLVLTFDDIGERKPSAKGFRLVLKELHLDADEVLMVGDWPERDVVGASKLGIRTVYARYGDTSVTDDSGANWDVDNIYEVVGIVKSLNEE, encoded by the coding sequence ATGATTCGCGCCGTAATCTTCGATCTTGACAACACACTCCTCGATTTTATCAAGATGAAAAAGAGTGCCGTCTCTGCCGCGGTGTCAGCCATGCTGGAGGCGGGACTTGATGTCGATCCGGAACAGGCTTTCGAGGACATTATCGGTCTGTATAAGACAAAAGGGTGGGAGAATCAGGAAGTCTTCGATGATTTTCTCCGGGAGAATTCAGGACATGTGAATCACAAATACCTGGCGGCGGGAATCGTTGCGTATCGCCGCGCCCGGGAGGCTTCATTGATGCTTTATCCGAACGTGCTGCGGACTCTTGTTGCCCTGGCGAAAATGCGCGTAAAACTTGTCGTCATTTCCGATGCACCAACCCGTGAGGCCTGGCTCCGCATTTACTATCTAAACCTTCACCATCTCTTCGATCTTGTGCTAACATTCGATGATATCGGGGAACGAAAACCATCTGCGAAAGGATTCCGGCTTGTCTTGAAGGAGCTGCACCTTGACGCCGACGAGGTCCTCATGGTTGGAGACTGGCCGGAGCGGGATGTCGTGGGAGCATCCAAGCTGGGAATTCGGACCGTTTACGCGCGGTATGGGGATACCTCTGTCACCGATGATTCGGGTGCCAACTGGGATGTAGACAATATCTATGAAGTTGTGGGCATCGTCAAGTCCTTGAATGAGGAATAA
- a CDS encoding tetratricopeptide repeat protein, whose amino-acid sequence MRVFTREKCETEKMVKKQMLVLLCACLPFAWGANPAQGLEEGKKWFEQGQLDSAETALLNAIRIDPTIPESYYVLSEIYFRKYDFDKARENLTTAIELDQNNEEYRLKFDRVNQIASAMAEAMRSLNGGKPYVAISKFEDVRSEFPEVSPMALYHMGIASLRDDDALEAARYFREASREDPSYDKPAKALKGIADRIYNEGNVSLRRGNYEGAAENYEKVLELNPEYSRAHFQLGFLSTRLGEYEAALKHYEKAVTVDPSFAKGWFALGLALQRNGDFDKAIEALDSATEADPTHAKAHAQKGAVYLKQGDYASAEKAYEMAIQADPTYSKAYVDLGKIYVARKSFDEAVNTLTTATALDSKKPAAWSLLAQSHNALGQCEFAKEAALSALDAKEGYSPALFDLGVAEACLGNKAAALNAFEKARRDRSWRKPAEYEIDKLQHPERYEDR is encoded by the coding sequence ATGAGAGTTTTCACGAGAGAAAAGTGTGAAACGGAGAAAATGGTGAAGAAACAGATGTTGGTGCTCCTTTGCGCCTGCCTGCCGTTTGCTTGGGGAGCAAATCCAGCACAGGGGTTGGAGGAGGGGAAGAAGTGGTTTGAACAGGGCCAGCTTGACTCTGCTGAAACAGCATTGTTGAATGCTATCAGGATCGACCCCACAATCCCGGAGTCCTACTATGTTCTGAGCGAGATCTATTTCAGGAAGTACGATTTTGACAAGGCCAGGGAAAATCTCACAACTGCGATTGAGCTCGATCAAAACAACGAGGAATATCGCCTCAAATTCGACAGAGTTAACCAGATTGCATCGGCGATGGCTGAGGCCATGCGGTCTCTGAATGGTGGAAAGCCGTATGTCGCTATCAGCAAATTCGAAGATGTGAGGTCAGAGTTCCCCGAAGTATCACCCATGGCCTTGTATCACATGGGGATAGCTAGTTTGCGGGACGATGACGCATTGGAAGCGGCCAGATATTTCCGTGAGGCCAGCCGCGAGGATCCGTCTTACGACAAGCCAGCAAAGGCGTTGAAAGGTATTGCTGACAGAATCTACAATGAGGGTAATGTCTCTCTGAGGAGAGGGAACTACGAGGGTGCGGCAGAGAATTACGAGAAGGTTCTCGAACTGAATCCGGAGTATTCACGAGCTCACTTTCAACTGGGATTCTTGAGCACGAGACTGGGTGAATACGAAGCGGCTTTGAAACATTATGAGAAGGCAGTGACGGTGGATCCTTCGTTTGCGAAGGGGTGGTTTGCCCTGGGTCTGGCCCTCCAGAGAAATGGAGACTTCGATAAGGCTATTGAGGCTCTCGACAGTGCCACAGAGGCCGATCCAACCCATGCCAAAGCGCATGCGCAAAAGGGAGCGGTTTATCTAAAACAAGGCGATTATGCATCGGCGGAGAAAGCTTATGAAATGGCGATTCAGGCTGATCCCACATATTCAAAGGCCTACGTGGATCTGGGAAAAATCTATGTCGCCCGGAAGTCCTTCGATGAGGCTGTGAATACGTTAACCACCGCCACGGCTTTGGATAGCAAGAAACCGGCTGCATGGTCATTACTGGCTCAGTCTCACAACGCCCTTGGACAGTGCGAGTTCGCAAAGGAAGCGGCACTATCGGCCCTGGATGCGAAAGAAGGTTACTCCCCTGCACTTTTCGATTTGGGGGTGGCAGAAGCATGCCTGGGCAACAAAGCGGCGGCGCTGAATGCCTTTGAAAAAGCGAGAAGAGATCGATCCTGGCGAAAGCCCGCCGAGTACGAAATCGACAAGCTTCAACACCCTGAGAGGTACGAGGACCGTTAG
- a CDS encoding phosphoglycerate kinase, producing MQSVGSLQMKKQRVLMRVDFNVPLRDGMVSDDFRIRASLPTINYCLERGCSIVLMSHLGRPHGRRVPELSLLPVGEALSDLMEKPLKFSDDCISDEAISVSRDLLPGEVHLLENLRFYEDETRNDEKFSQRLSKHGMVYVNDAFGTAHRAHASNVGVTHHFSQKAMGFLMEREYRYLHQVLKDPRRPLVMVLGGAKVRTKLSVISRFLRKADCIIVGGGMAFTFLKARGFSVGKSLVEKELVGTSGAILSKSEKLGVPFYLPRDIAFSREVSSGLLDGEKNIGELVENETGVDIGSRTIEEYREVIRGSGTVVWNGPMGIFELPQFRKGTRALALSIAEVAGRGGISIIGGGDTAAAIRELGLSEKMSHISTGGGAFLELMSGKELPAFETLEVG from the coding sequence ATGCAGTCCGTAGGGTCGCTTCAGATGAAGAAACAGCGTGTGTTGATGAGAGTAGATTTCAACGTCCCTTTGAGGGACGGAATGGTTTCGGACGATTTTCGGATTCGCGCCTCTCTTCCAACCATTAATTACTGCCTGGAACGGGGATGCTCCATCGTTCTCATGTCACACCTGGGTCGACCCCATGGCAGGCGAGTGCCGGAGCTCAGTCTGCTTCCCGTTGGTGAAGCGCTTTCCGATCTCATGGAAAAGCCTCTCAAGTTCTCTGACGATTGCATCTCGGACGAGGCGATTTCCGTCTCACGAGACCTCCTACCTGGAGAGGTTCATCTTCTGGAAAACCTCCGCTTCTACGAAGATGAAACCCGCAATGACGAGAAGTTCAGTCAAAGATTGTCAAAGCATGGAATGGTCTATGTCAACGACGCGTTCGGCACTGCGCATCGTGCTCATGCGTCGAATGTTGGTGTGACCCACCATTTTAGCCAGAAAGCGATGGGATTCTTGATGGAGAGGGAGTACAGATATCTTCACCAGGTACTAAAAGATCCCAGACGGCCACTTGTGATGGTTCTGGGCGGTGCAAAGGTCCGTACCAAGCTCAGTGTTATCAGCAGGTTTCTCCGAAAGGCCGACTGTATCATAGTCGGGGGAGGTATGGCGTTCACTTTCCTGAAGGCCAGAGGATTTTCAGTGGGGAAATCTCTTGTGGAAAAAGAACTCGTTGGCACGTCAGGTGCCATCCTTTCAAAATCTGAGAAGCTCGGCGTCCCCTTTTATCTTCCCCGGGACATCGCTTTCTCCCGGGAGGTTAGCTCAGGTCTTTTGGATGGTGAAAAGAATATTGGCGAACTGGTCGAGAATGAAACGGGAGTGGACATAGGAAGCAGGACAATTGAGGAGTATCGCGAAGTCATTCGCGGCAGTGGAACGGTTGTATGGAACGGTCCCATGGGGATATTTGAACTCCCACAATTCAGGAAGGGGACGCGGGCTTTGGCGTTATCCATAGCAGAGGTTGCAGGACGGGGAGGTATTTCCATCATTGGGGGAGGGGATACGGCGGCCGCCATAAGGGAACTGGGTCTCTCCGAAAAAATGTCGCACATTTCCACGGGAGGTGGCGCCTTCCTGGAACTTATGTCCGGAAAAGAACTACCAGCATTTGAAACATTAGAGGTTGGGTGA